The window TCCGGCGCGGCACCCCCTCCGCCTGGGCCGAGTTCGGGTACGGCCCCGCGATCGTCGCCAGCGACGGCCTGCTCGGCGAGGCGTTCGGGCTGTTCTCCGGGGAGCCGCGCGCGATGCGGACCGTCGCCGAGGCGATGGTCGAGCTCGGCGAGGGCGAGGCGACCGAGCTCGCGGACCGCCCGACGACGGAGGCGGAGTACATGGAGCTCGCCCGCCGGAAGACCGGCGCGCTGTTCCGGGCCGCCGCCGAGCTCGGCGCGGTCGCCGGCGGCGCCGATCCCCACGCGATCGACTCGTTCGGCGAGTACGCCGAGCGCGTCGGCGTCGCGTTCCAGATGCGCGACGACGTGCTCGACGCGACCGCCGACGCCGACGACCTCGGCAAGCCGACGGGGCAGGACGCCGAGATGGACCGCCCCTCGGTGGTGCAGGTCACGTCGCTGTCCCCCGAGGAGATCGACGAGCGGGCGCGCGAGCAGTCCGAGCTCGCGCTCGCCGCGCTCGACGACGCCGACCCGCCGGAGAC is drawn from Halorubrum sp. CBA1229 and contains these coding sequences:
- a CDS encoding polyprenyl synthetase family protein, giving the protein MEYLERRVALVEERLEAVIDEIEPDELSDEVGHVVLAGGKRVRPAVTILACEAFDGDPDDAVDFAAGIEFVHNASLVIDDIIDRSEVRRGTPSAWAEFGYGPAIVASDGLLGEAFGLFSGEPRAMRTVAEAMVELGEGEATELADRPTTEAEYMELARRKTGALFRAAAELGAVAGGADPHAIDSFGEYAERVGVAFQMRDDVLDATADADDLGKPTGQDAEMDRPSVVQVTSLSPEEIDERAREQSELALAALDDADPPETEAIEYLRDLAEFVVVRER